One Elusimicrobiota bacterium genomic window carries:
- a CDS encoding 3-isopropylmalate dehydrogenase, producing the protein MSKKYKIGVLPGDGVGPEIISEGLKVLDAACQKTNVKYELVNYDFGGDRYLRTGEILPDSAIAEFKKLHSIYLGAIGHPDVKAGILEKGLLLRLRFELDQYINLRPVILYPGVETPIKNKEPKDINFVVVRENTEGAYCGIGGFFKKDTKDEIATQMDVNTYKGVERCVRYAFELAKKRNTKKSLTLIDKANVLTYSGDLWQRVFYKIGEKYPDIKKEHAFVDATCMWFVKNPEWFDVVVTNNMFGDIITDLAAVIQGGLGVAAGANINPEGVSMFEPIHGSAPKYTGKNVINPIATIAAGAMMMDILGEEETAQVIENAIKKVLASGKIKSMDAGKMGFSTAEVGDMIAKEAG; encoded by the coding sequence ATGAGCAAGAAGTACAAAATTGGTGTATTACCAGGTGATGGTGTGGGTCCTGAAATTATCAGTGAAGGGCTAAAAGTGCTTGACGCCGCTTGCCAAAAAACAAATGTGAAATACGAACTTGTGAATTACGATTTTGGCGGTGACAGATATTTAAGAACTGGCGAAATTCTGCCGGATAGTGCGATTGCTGAGTTCAAAAAACTGCATTCTATCTATCTTGGTGCTATCGGTCATCCGGATGTAAAAGCAGGCATACTTGAAAAAGGGCTTCTGCTTCGGCTCCGTTTTGAACTTGACCAGTATATAAATCTTCGGCCAGTAATTTTGTATCCGGGTGTTGAGACACCGATTAAAAATAAAGAGCCGAAAGATATAAATTTTGTGGTTGTGCGTGAGAACACAGAAGGTGCATACTGTGGAATCGGTGGTTTCTTTAAAAAGGATACAAAAGACGAAATTGCAACTCAAATGGATGTAAACACTTATAAAGGTGTTGAACGATGTGTTCGTTATGCGTTTGAGTTAGCAAAAAAACGAAATACAAAAAAAAGTTTGACACTGATTGACAAAGCGAATGTTTTGACCTATAGTGGTGATTTATGGCAACGGGTTTTTTACAAAATCGGTGAAAAGTATCCGGATATCAAAAAAGAACATGCATTTGTTGATGCAACCTGTATGTGGTTTGTGAAAAATCCGGAATGGTTTGATGTGGTTGTTACAAATAATATGTTTGGTGATATTATAACCGATTTAGCCGCAGTGATACAAGGTGGGCTCGGAGTAGCTGCAGGCGCTAACATCAATCCAGAGGGTGTCTCTATGTTTGAGCCGATACACGGTTCTGCACCGAAGTACACCGGCAAAAATGTTATCAATCCGATTGCGACAATCGCAGCAGGTGCTATGATGATGGATATTTTAGGTGAAGAAGAAACTGCACAAGTGATTGAAAATGCAATAAAAAAAGTTTTAGCGTCAGGCAAAATAAAAT